From Gemmatimonadota bacterium, the proteins below share one genomic window:
- a CDS encoding IS91 family transposase → MAQAPGVAEIFRRAGPAYRQARDGLLDACRRKVMGAIEACRTAVLGGHLYHCDGCGREHPLYNSCQNRHCPTCQGNAARKWMEARAAAILPVPYFHVVFTLPPEIARIGLANRRLLAGILFRTAHETLRTIAADPRHGGRRIGGTSVLHTWDQKLRFHPHLHVVIPNAGIDTVSGAWTTGSSTFLAPVKVLASLFRRRFLEELAKAHDKGKIKATGSIAHLACPAAFHDTISAARGKDWVVYAKPPFRGPEQVFAYLSRYTHRIAIGDSRILAFDGTQVRIRCRKPKRPGQAKPRYGTITLTAEEFIDRFLLHVLPDGMQRIRHFGILANNCRAETLQQARDALGIADLPTPEQISADGDSDSDSDDDDVAPVACPHCGGVLRKVAPIPKPQRHAHTPRAPPRASLTAGTVP, encoded by the coding sequence ATGGCGCAAGCGCCGGGCGTGGCGGAGATCTTCCGCCGCGCCGGACCCGCGTACCGGCAGGCGCGGGACGGGTTGCTCGATGCGTGCCGCCGAAAGGTCATGGGTGCCATCGAGGCCTGCCGCACGGCAGTCCTCGGTGGCCACCTGTACCATTGTGACGGCTGCGGGCGGGAACATCCGCTCTACAACTCGTGCCAGAACCGGCACTGCCCGACCTGCCAGGGCAACGCGGCACGGAAATGGATGGAGGCGCGCGCCGCCGCCATCCTGCCCGTGCCGTACTTCCACGTGGTCTTCACCCTTCCGCCAGAGATCGCGCGGATCGGCCTCGCCAACCGCCGGCTCCTGGCCGGCATCCTGTTCCGGACAGCGCACGAGACATTGCGGACCATCGCCGCCGACCCGCGCCATGGCGGACGTCGCATCGGCGGAACCAGCGTCCTCCATACCTGGGACCAGAAGCTCCGCTTCCACCCGCATCTTCATGTGGTCATCCCCAACGCCGGCATCGACACCGTCTCCGGGGCCTGGACCACGGGAAGCTCAACCTTCCTCGCACCGGTCAAGGTCCTCGCCAGCCTGTTTCGACGCCGCTTCCTCGAAGAACTGGCCAAGGCCCATGACAAGGGGAAGATCAAGGCCACCGGCAGCATCGCCCATCTTGCCTGCCCGGCAGCCTTCCACGACACCATCTCCGCCGCCCGCGGAAAGGATTGGGTGGTCTACGCCAAGCCACCATTCCGGGGTCCGGAGCAGGTCTTCGCATATCTCTCTCGTTACACACATCGAATTGCCATCGGCGACAGCCGCATTCTCGCCTTCGACGGCACGCAGGTCCGCATCCGGTGCCGAAAGCCGAAACGGCCGGGACAGGCCAAGCCCCGCTACGGCACCATCACCCTCACCGCCGAGGAATTCATCGACCGCTTCCTCCTGCATGTCCTTCCCGACGGCATGCAGCGCATCCGCCACTTTGGCATCCTCGCCAACAACTGCCGCGCCGAAACCCTCCAACAGGCACGCGATGCACTCGGCATCGCCGACCTTCCGACGCCGGAACAGATCTCCGCCGACGGTGACAGCGACAGCGACAGTGATGACGACGATGTCGCGCCTGTCGCCTGCCCGCACTGCGGCGGCGTCCTCAGGAAGGTCGCCCCGATCCCCAAACCGCAACGCCACGCGCACACGCCACGGGCCCCGCCCCGTGCGTCACTGACCGCAGGGACAGTTCCTTGA